CGAGGGGCAGACGAACACGGCCGCCCGCGTGAGGAGTTGGATCACCTCCGGGCGCGGCAGCATCTGCGGGATCCAGAACACGCCCGCGCGGGCCCGGCTCAACTGCTCGAACAGCTCCCGGAACTCCCGGTCGATCTCCGGGGTGTCGGGCGCGCCGGCACACAGCACCACCTGGGCACCGGGGTCGATGTCCCGTACGGCGCGCAGCAGATGGGGCACGCCCTTCTGGCGGGTGATGCGGCCGACGAACAGGACGTACGGGCGGCCGGGGTCGATGCCGTGCCGGGTGAGGGCGTCGATGCCGTGGTCGGGCCGGTACAGGCGGGTGTCGATGCCGTTGTGCACGATGTGTACGGCGGCCGGGTCGAGCGCCGGATAGCAGGCGAGGATGTCCTCGCGCATGGCTCCGGACACGGCGATCACCGCGTCGGCGGCCTCGATCGCGGTGCGTTCCGCCCAGCTCGACAGGGCGTATCCGCCGCCCAGTTGCTCGGCCTTCCAGGGGCGCAGCGGCTCCAGCGAGTGGGCGGTGACCACGTGCGGGACGCCGTACAGGAGCTTGGCGTAGTGGCCGGCGAGGTTGGCGTACCAGGTGTGGGAGTGGACGAGTTCGCGGCCTTCGAGGGCGGCGGCGATGGAGAGGTCCACGGAGAAGGTGCGCAGCGCGTCGTTGGTGCCGTCGAGCGCGGACCAGGGGCGGTGGCGTACGACGCCCACGCCGCGGCCCTCGCCCCAGCAGTGCACCTCCAGGTCCACCAGGGAGGCCAACTCCCGGGCGAGGAACTCCACATGGACACCGGCGCCGCCGTACACGTCCGGGGGGTACTCCCGGGTCAGCAGTCCCACTCGCACCCGACAACCCCCTCGTACCGGTGGCAGGTTTCCCTTCATGGTCACCCAGATGCGGCTCCCGGGGAAGAGCGCGGCGGCCGGGTGAAGCAGCAGTCGCCGCAGACCCCGCCGCCGGGCACCCGGTAGTACAGGCAGCAGCTGCGGCGGCGGAAGGTGGTGCCGGTGCGGGTGCCGGTGGTGCGCAGCAGAGGGTGGGCGAAGAGTTCGCCGGTCAGGGCGCGGGAGCGGTCGGCCGCGTCGGTACGGCCGTGGGCGCGGGCCCAGCGGTCCAGTTCCCTGGCCGCCCCGGCGAGGGCGGAGCCCGCGTTGCCCCACAGCAGCCCCGGCGCGCTGCCGTAACGGCTCCTCAGGGCTTCCCCCAGGGGTTCCAGATGCCCGTGCAGCACGGTGTCGGCGAGGGTGGCGGCGTCGCCGGGCAGCGGGCGCAGTCCGGTCAGGTACAGGTCGTCGGGGGCGGAGGCGAGGGGGTCCCAGCGCAGCAGACGCGGGTCGAGGTCGGGCAGTTGGCCGTACCGGACGGCGCAGCCGAGGGCCGCCGACC
Above is a genomic segment from Streptomyces fodineus containing:
- the glgA gene encoding glycogen synthase, whose protein sequence is MRVGLLTREYPPDVYGGAGVHVEFLARELASLVDLEVHCWGEGRGVGVVRHRPWSALDGTNDALRTFSVDLSIAAALEGRELVHSHTWYANLAGHYAKLLYGVPHVVTAHSLEPLRPWKAEQLGGGYALSSWAERTAIEAADAVIAVSGAMREDILACYPALDPAAVHIVHNGIDTRLYRPDHGIDALTRHGIDPGRPYVLFVGRITRQKGVPHLLRAVRDIDPGAQVVLCAGAPDTPEIDREFRELFEQLSRARAGVFWIPQMLPRPEVIQLLTRAAVFVCPSVYEPLGIVNLEAMACGTPVVASRVGGIPEVVADGRTGLLVDTDDEFEAGLARALDAVLGDPETARRMGEAGRVRAVGEFGWDAVARRTAALYEEILKQA
- a CDS encoding (2Fe-2S)-binding protein, with translation MDLDPDLSALRPLGGFFVLRTVPGPPGAPAPGRLPTLAETYARVTPDAHRDALTTRVAVVADRLRTAERRVAASIAQQGLAARLWSAALGCAVRYGQLPDLDPRLLRWDPLASAPDDLYLTGLRPLPGDAATLADTVLHGHLEPLGEALRSRYGSAPGLLWGNAGSALAGAARELDRWARAHGRTDAADRSRALTGELFAHPLLRTTGTRTGTTFRRRSCCLYYRVPGGGVCGDCCFTRPPRSSPGAASG